The DNA window GCATATGCAGTGGGGAGGGCATCTAAAGTGCAAACGGAAGCTGTTCTCAATCACGCCGGCGAAGGTCACAATTGTAACGCCCTCTTGAGTCTTCTACCCAAGGCCTTTACTTTTGATGATGTTGAGCTTAGCGATATTCCCGTTTCTGAAAATCTGGTTGTAAGAATAGGAAGGGCTCTGGATCAAAAATTAGATGGTTCCTCAGCACATCCGGACGTTAAGAAAAACAAAAATGAAAGAGATTGCAGAAGATGTAAAAGACTTCATCGATGAGATCAGACTCTCCTTAACGCCATTTGAACCGGTCTTAGGGTTTCGGGGTGATGAAAAAATTCCAAAAAGCGAATTTGTTGAGGTGGCGCATACGGGGGAGACGTGGTCATAAACGTGGGATTTCCCAGCGTTATCGTAGAACTCTATTCGTCTCGTGACAAGTATCTCGATGATGGCGAATCGAATTCTGAAGGTAAAGTTGTTTTCACTGATATAGATTTTGGCAGTTACAAAATTAAGATTCTCGGTCACCGAATTGATGCATTGGAGTAAATTGCCTGCGTTTTTCAAACTCTTTGACAAATATTTCCGATTGTGTCAAGAAAAGCGTCAGGCAAAAACAGCAGAAGTTAAAATTCATCATATCGAAAACAGCCCACCACATGATCGTTCACCATGCCAACCGCTTGCATAAAGGCATAGCAAATAGTCGGACCGACAAATTTAAAACCGCGTTTGAGTAGATCTTTACTCATCGTTTCGGACTCAGGAGTTTTTGCGGGAAGGTCTTTTAATTGTTTGAAGCTGTTCGGCCTGGGTTTGCCGCCAATGAATTGCCAGATGTAAGTATCGAAATCGCTGAATTCTTTTTGGATTTCGAGAAATCCGCCGGCATTTTGAACGGCAGCGTTAACTTTGAGTTTATTGCGAACAATCCCCTCATTATTGAGAAGTTCTTGAATTTTGGTTTTATTGTATGCAGCTATTTTTTTGGGATCGAAATTATCAAAAGCTTTGCGGTAATTTTCTCGCTTTCTAAGAATGGTTATCCAACTCAATCCAGC is part of the candidate division KSB1 bacterium genome and encodes:
- a CDS encoding DNA-3-methyladenine glycosylase I translates to MKTRCEWAGSDPLYLDYHDKEWGIPEHNDQKLFEMLILEGAQAGLSWITILRKRENYRKAFDNFDPKKIAAYNKTKIQELLNNEGIVRNKLKVNAAVQNAGGFLEIQKEFSDFDTYIWQFIGGKPRPNSFKQLKDLPAKTPESETMSKDLLKRGFKFVGPTICYAFMQAVGMVNDHVVGCFRYDEF